The DNA window AGCAGCTGCGCGGTCAGCCGGGCGCCCCTGTCGGCGGCGGCGAGCGCATTTTCGGCATAGCGCTTGAGCTTGGCATCCTCGGTGCGCTTGGCGACCAGGTCGAGGCCGCCGACGACGACGGTCAGCAGATTGTTGAAGTCGTGGGCGATGCCGCCGGTGAGCTGGCCGAGCGCCTCCATCTTCTGGCTCTGGCGGAGCTGCTCCTGCGCCGCCTTCAGCTCGGTGATGTCGCGGGCTTCGAACAGCAGGTACATGACCGCGCCGTCGCGGCCGCGCACCGGCTGCACCGAAACGTCGAGATGGGCGGTCGCGGCGCCTTCCCGCTCGAGCGCGAGTTCCTGGTTGAACAGCTTGCCCGACGCCGCGGTCCGCACCGCCTTCTTCATCATCGGCACGAGCTGTGGATAGGGCTTCAGCGTCGGCGAATCCCAGATCTTCACGCCCAGCTTCTCGCTATGGTTCGGCGCCCGCCACGCCGCTTCCTTGCGGTTTAGCTCGACGATCGTACCGTCCGGCTCCATCAGGACGAGCACTTCGAGGACGGTGTCGAAGACGGCGCGGAATCGGGCTTCGGAAACCGCCAGCTCGCGCGTCTGCCGCTCCACCTCGGCCTTGAGCTCGAGCTCCGCTTCCTTGGTCAAGGTGATGTCGGTCGCGGCGCCGATGAAGCCGACATGTTCGCCGTCCGGGCCGAAGCGCGGGCTGCTGGTGCTGCGCAGCCAGACGTAGCGGCCGTCGCCGCGGCGGAACCGCCCCTCGAGCGTGAAGGGCTTGAGGCTCGCTTCGCCGGCGATGCTTTCCGCCGTGACCCGCTCGATGTCGTCGGGGTGGATCCCCGAGCGCCAGTCGTACAGCCGCGCGACCTCGCGATCATCGGTGCCGAGGAATTCCATGTAGGCGTCGTTGACGAAGTCGCGGGTGCGGTCGAGCCGGGTCACCCACATGATCACCGGCGCCTGGTTGGCGATCCGCCGGAACCGCGCCTCGCTTTCGCGGAGCGCGCGCTCCGCGGTCCGCTGCTCGGTCACGTCCTGGATGATGAAGACGACGCCTTCAACTTCGCCCGACGGCGCCACCCACGGCCGATATTCGGTCTGGATCGCCAGCAGGCCGCGCAGCGGATGGTCGAAGTCGGCGATGAAGAACTGCTGCTCGCCGGCAAGCGCAGCCTCCAGCATCGGCCGCCGCCGCTCGAAGCCCTTCTCGCCCATGATCGCGCGCGCATGCTGCCCCAGCATGTCCTTGCGCGGCCGCTCCATGAATTCGGACAAAGCCTTGTTGCAGAATTGCATGACGAGGTTGGAGTCGAAGAAGCCGGTCATGATCGGCAGCAGGTCGGCAAGCGCGAACAGCCCCGGCCCGCTGAACATCTCGCTCGGAAGGCCCGGCACCACGCGGTTGGGGTCGACGGTCGGCGCCGCCGCCTCGCTCCGCTGTTTCTCGCCCCCGTCCGCCATGATGCGTCAGATAAGCGCGTTCCGCCGCACAAGTCGATGCACCTTTGCTGCTGCTGCCTTAACCTTTCGCTGCACAGTCCTTCGTCCAGCTTCCGGCAAAGGCGCGCGAGGCCGATAGCCGCGGCCATGATCCAGCAGCTGGTCTACATCTCCACCATGCGCTCGCCGATGATCGACGCGCAGTGCGACGAGATCCTGCGCGTCTCGCGGCGCAACAATGCGCGCGACGGAATCACCGGCCTGCTGGTCGTCGGCCGCACCCGCTTCCTGCAATTGCTCGAAGGGCCGCCGGTGCTGGTCACCGCCGCTTATTCGCGCATCCGCAGGGACCCGCGCCATTTCGCCGCGGTGGTCATCGACGGCCGCGAGGCCGAGCAGCGCGCCTGCGCCGACTGGACCATGGGCTGCCTGCGCGGCGGTGACGCGCCCGAGCACGGCAGCCTCGCCGACATCGTCGCCAAGCTCGCCGCGCCGATCGAAGACGCCAACCTGCGCGCGCAGTTCGTCGGCTTCGCAGACATCCAAAGCGGAGCGCGGGCGGCTTAGGCCGCGAGTCCACGCGTCCGCTCCTCCCGGTGGTTCGAAAACACTTTCCTATTGCGAACCGATTTGGTTCATCATCGCGGATGAGCGACTCCAAGGGGCATGCCGCGCCCGACAGCGGCGACGAGGATCCCGGCATCGACGAGCTGATGGCCGATCCGGACATTGCCGCCTTGCTCGACTTCGATCCCGTGCCCATGCGCAAGCGCGTCAACGGCTGGAGCGCGGATGCCCAGCGCGCCTTCGTCGCCGCCGTCGCCGCCACCGGCTCGAAGGACCATGCCGTCAATATTCTCGGCCGCAGCCGCGCCGGCATGGACCGCATCCTCGACCGCGACGACGCGGATTCCTTGCGCGCCGCCGTCGACGCCGCCTTCGCCCACTATGAAGCGAAGCACGGCGCCGCCCTCGCCCGCAACGTCGCCCACGCCGCACAGGCGGCCGCCGCCGCCCCGCGCCCTCGCCGCGGCGTCAAGGAACAGGTCCAGCTGCTTCCCGAGCCCGGCCAGGTGATGAACGAGCAAGGCGAATGGGAGGACGAGGAGAGCTTCCAGCGCCGCGGCGCCGACGCGGCGACCAGCATCGCCCGCAAGCTCCTGCTCTGCCGCCGCGCCTTCCTCGCCGAGATCAGCACCAGCCCCGGCAAGCGCGCCGCGTTCGAGATCCTGACCGAGCTGCCCGTCGACTGGGAAAAGGCCGACCGGATGGAGGCCCAGGACGACGAGCCCGCGAACATCGCCAACCAGCGCCAGCCGGACATGGTTCTGACCGCGGAAAGCGGCTGGAGCTTCGGCGAGATCGGCTACGGCGAGGACAAGAAAGCCGAGCTGCGCAAGCAGATCGACGAGCACCGCGCTGAGGAGGGGCTTGAGCCGGTGGATTGGAGCGAGAGCGCCGAGGATAGCGAACAGGCGCGCAGCGCCAAGTGAGCTATCCGAGAGCAGCCGCGTGGCCGCCATGCCGGGGGCACGGTGGAACGGCTGCTCAAAGCCAGCACGGGCCGCGGGGCGGCGAGCCTCAAGCGAGCCCGATCGAAGAGAACGAACGCAGTGAGGACAACCCGTCCGACGGCGCGGCGACTTGGCGCCTCAGCCTAAGATCCTGACCCAGTTAAGTCCGCGTCACCGATCCGCTTCAAGTTGGTTGCTGTCCGAATGTTTTCGAGAAAAGCGCTTTTGCTCGCGCTTCCAAGCTCCAAACGCTCCTCGATCGCATCTGCGATCGAATTGACCCTTTTGCTCTGATCTTGATCAAGAGCGCGGCGAGAAACAATTGCCCAAAGTCGATCCATGAATGCTTCGACGACGAACCCAGATGATGTTCGATCGACTATCATGTCTCGCCAGCGGGTCTGCCAGCCTTTATACCGCGCATCTTCTAGGATGAATGAGCCTAAGATTTTTTCTCCGGTGCATGGATCACATTCGTCTATAATCCCCGCAATAGTGTCGGCGATAGTCGGAGAAGAAAGCTGGTCGACTACCGTCTGTCCAGCCATTGCCATCAAAACCCTGGCAAGCAAGTAGTTCATTATTTCGAGGTCTTTTTCTTCGACGCAAGAACCATCTGGCCACTTGATCTTGCTGACGATCTCCCGGATCTCTTCGAGCATCAAAATGATTATCTTGACCCAGCTCTTGAGCACTAAAGCAGCAGCGGGTCCTTTCACATCGAAGTCGGTGAAATCAGAGTTTCGAACAATTTTGGCGAGAAGATCGATACTGGCCATGTGAGTGCTTGGACGAAGTGGTTCACCCACACTAGCGCTGTCTGCGTCAATTGCCTCGGCCTCTCTCGCCAAAGCAGCCTTGTAGATATCGCCCTCTGCCTCTTCTAGGCTAGCTGAAACCGGCCGCTCACCTCGCGCAACCGCGCGGCGGTCAGCCTCGTCCATTATCTGATCGACTTGATCGTCCGTCAGTCGAGTACGCCTAATCTCATTCAGCTTGGCCTTTGTTGTGCCGGCACCGACGCCCTTGCTGGTTAATCGATCGATTTCCTCCGCCTCGCATTTAACAAAACGATCAGGCACACGCGATGTGAGCACCTTCGTGATAACATGTATGAGATCGTCGTTTTTCTGTCGGAGACCGGACAAGAGCTCCAGTTCTCGGCGGAACTTCAAGAATTCTAAGTCTGACAAGGCATCATTGAGGCTTGTGCGTTCACCCTGAAGGCGGAGTGCAACGAAGTATTCCTGAAAGGCCTTATATTTGAATGCTACCAACCCCTCGGAGCGGCTAAGGATTCCGCAATCTAGCAACTTGGTCAGCACATCGGCAGCGGAGAATGGCAGTCTCTTGCGACCGAAATATGCCGCTAAGTGAGCGACAAGCTCATTTTCGTCGACAAATCCGGCCTTTTCACGCAGCAACCAAGCAATTTCTTGCAGGGTCAGCTCTTTAGAGGTTGGATTGAATGATGCACGCGTTGACAGAGTGAAGTCTGCTCGACCGAGCAAGTGCTCAATCACGTTCCGCAGAAGAAGAGCCTCGTTTAAGCGCTCCCCGGCCTTCCTTTGCTCGAGAGCCCACAGTACTAGCGCCACCATGTATGGCGTTTTGGGTAGCCCATCTCGGTTCAGCTGATTGATGACGGCTTCGAAAGCGTCTTTGTCGTCGGACGAGCGGTCTTCAGCCCAGTAACGCGCCATCCGACGAATGAGCTTCCGGGGAAGGCTCCCGACATGGACGCGTCGGAAAGAAGGCAAGGCCTCAGATAACAGGCGATCACGAACCACCCCTTCAGCCGAGGGGCTCGCTATAACAATCCAACGGCAGTTCTCAAAGACTTCAACGTGTTCTGCAAACTTCTTCAACAAAGCTTCGTCATAAACATCAAGATTATCAACAATAAAGGTGTATAGTCCTTTTTCAAAGGACTTTTCCAACGCAAATCCTTTCGGCGCTGGCCCATAAAAAGAAAGGACCGCCCTTCTAAGATCGTAAAAGTTAAATTTATAAGTTCTTATATCCACGAAAACGGGAATTGACGTCGTGTTTGTTCTCCCACTAGCCAGCTCTAGTGCAAGATGAAAGGCGAGGCTTGTTCGACCGCTCTTTCTGTCTCCAATTATTACAAAGTTGTCGCCGCTGTTGAGCAGATCGCCTACGCTGACTTCTTCGCGTTCTGCTGGAGCATCTTCCGTAGCACTTGGGTCAGGGACCAGCCGTTCGTATAACGGAGGCGCAACAAATTCGTCGAGAAGGCGCTCGGTGTATGTGTCTGAAAAGTTAACTAAGTCAATGTGTTCCTTCGCTCGTTCACGAAGGATCTGGCGATACTGGCGAAGAAAAAGCTCGATTTGCCCCCGGTCATCTTGACTGATCGATCGAGGGTTATCGAAACTAATAACGCCTCCCGAAATCAAAGCTTCAGCAGGTCCGAACCGACGAGACCGATCATTGTATTCTCTAAGGTTGAATGAAAACTCTCCAGAGAGAAGGTCTACATCAATTATTTGATATCCGTTGTGCCAAGACCGGCTTGCGTACATGGAACCAGATTGGCTGATCACACACGTTCCGCTTGTTGAAGCTACCGATTTAGGTGAGATTTCATGAAGATGCCCAAAGCAAAATAAGTGGAATCCCCCCAAGATTAATGGTTCGACCGATGCACGATCAAACGGTGCGAGCCAGTCCAGGGGGTGATGCGCGACTGCAATGGCTAGATCGCAACCATCAAGCGCCTTGAGTGCATAATCTACTTGCCGCTCACCTATAAGTAGACGACCTTGATCAACGTCGTCGCTCTCGCCGGTTGCTCTCCAGGCTGAGTTGAGTAGGGAAATTCCGACTTTTCGGTCCTCGGCCACAAATGTTCCAATAGAACATAATGGATGACTAACATCATGGTGCGGCAGCCGAGCCGACACGAACCCTTGGAAGTTTTCGACACGCTTGATACCGAGCAGCTCTTCTGCACCTCCGCCTACCAAGTGGTCTTGGAACTGGTTCACAGCTTCTGTTGAGTTCAGCCGATCAGCAAGCCCCTCTTGCAGTGCAGGAAACGCGCGAACCGTTTCGCGGCAGATATCATGATTGCCCGGCGCCAGAAATATGCGATCGAGCGGGACACCGATTTCGCGCGCAACCTTCTCAACCGTGTTTGTGAAGGCACTCTCGAAATCTTCTAACGAACATCCGGAAAATGCGAGGTCGCCGCTGAAGATGATCGCGTCAATCGCCTTTCCCGTTTCCTCCGACACTTGCCGCAAATCATCTACAAGCGCGTTAACGACAACCGCTGTATCAGTTGCCTTGTCGACCCGAAAATGGACGTCCGACAAATGTAACAGACGAATACAGGACACAATTCCCCCAAGTCACCGCAGAACACGGCCCAATGTATGCCCGAGCAGGGGCAGCATACCTATTGCGCTAGAAAGGGGAACGCTTCGCGTGGGAAAAAGCACGGCGGTTCGCTCGTCGTAGACTGGTTCGGGTCGAGCTCGTACCCGGGTCTCCAGCCGTGCTTCCAGCGCCCTATGGCCAGCGCGCATCGGCCGCGCCGCACTGAAGGTCTCCTAAGGGATGCTCAAACTTCCAATGCTGCGCTAGATCAGTCCCCACGCTTACGCGTGCTCCTGCTTTGCGCCTCAACAGCGCCTCACGCTGTTGCTGCTCAAACATCCCGCATCCGCTGACGACGACGTTAGGCGTCGTCGCCCATCCGCAATGCGGCGATGAACGCCTCCTGGGGGATTGAGACGTTCCCATATTCCCGCATCCGCGCCTTGCCCTTCTTCTGCTTCTCCAGAAGCTTCCGCTTGCGCGTCGCATCGCCGCCGTAGCATTTCGCCGTCACGTCCTTGCGCATGGCGCTGATCGTTTCCCGGGCGATGACCTTGCCGCCGATCGCGGCCTGGATCGGGATCTTGAACAGGTGGCGGGGGATGAGTTCCTTCAGGCGCTCGCACATGCCGCGGCCGCGGGCCTCGGCGGTGCCGCGGTGGGTGATCATGGAGAGGGCGTCGACCGGCTCTTCGTTGACCAGGATGCTCATCTTCACGAGGTCGCCTTCGCGGTGGCCGATCTGCTCATAATCGAATGAGGCATAGCCGCGGCTGATCGATTTCAGGCGATCGTAGAAGTCGAACACGACCTCGTTGAGCGGCAGCTCATAGGTGAGCTGGGCGCGCTGGTGGGCGCCGCTGCCGACATAGGTCAGCCCTTTCTGGATGCCGCGGCGGTCCTGGCAGAGCTTCAGGATCGCGCCGACATATTCGTCGGGCGTGTAGATGGTGGCGAGGATCCACGGCTCCTCGATGCTCTCGATCCGATTGGGGTCGGGCATGTCGGCCGGGTTGTGGAGCTCGATCGTCTTCGCATCCTCATTCTTCGAATGGGTGAGGTGCATCTTGTAGACCACCGAGGGCGCGGTGGTGATGAGGTCGAGATCGTATTCGCGGGTCAGCCGTTCCTGGATGATCTCGAGGTGGAGGAGGCCGAGGAAGCCGCAGCGGAAGCCGAAGCCCAATGCGGCGCTGCTTTCGGTTTCGAAGCTGAACGAGGCGTCGTTGAGGCGCAGCTTGTAGAGGCTTTCGCGCAACTTCTCGAAGTCGGCGGCGTCGACCGGAAACAGGCCGCAGAAGACGACGGGCTGGACTTCCTTGAAGCCGGCGAGCGCCTGGGCCGCCGGCCGCTTGGCATCGGTGATGGTGTCGCCGACGCGGGTTTCGGCGACTTCCTTGATCTGCGCGGTGATGAAACCGATCTCGCCGACGCCCAGCTCCTGCAGCTGCTCGATCTTGGGGCGGAAGCAGCCGACGCGGTCGACCAAATGGGTGGTGCCGGCCTGCATGAACTTGATCTGCTGGCCCTTCTTCAGGCAGCCGTCGATCACGCGGACGAGGATTACGACGCCGAGATAGGGGTCGTACCAGCTGTCGACGAGCATGGCCTTCAAGGGTGCGTCGCGGTCGCCCTTGGGCGGCGGGATCTTCTCGACTATGGCGTCGAGAACTTCGCGGATGCCGATGCCGGTCTTGGCGCTGGCCAGCACCGCGCCGGACGCGTCGAGGCCGATGATCTCCTCGATCTCCTGCTTCACGCCCTCGGGGTCGGCGGCGGGGAGGTCGATCTTGTTGATGACGGGGACGATTTCGTGGTCGTGCTCGATCGACTGGTAGACGTTGGCCAGCGTCTGCGCCTCGACGCCTTGCGCAGCGTCGACGACCAGCAAAGCGCCTTCGCAGGCGGCGAGGCTGCGGCTGACTTCATAGGCGAAGTCGACGTGGCCGGGCGTGTCCATCAGGTTCAGCTCATAGCCCTGCCATTCGAGGCGGACGGTCTGCGCCTTGATGGTGATTCCGCGCTCGCGCTCGATGTCCATATTGTCGAGCACCTGCTGGTTGCCCGTCATTTCGCGCTCGGACAGGCCGCCCGTCGCCTGGATCAGCCGGTCGGCAAGCGTCGACTTGCCGTGGTCGATGTGGGCGATGATCGAGAAGTTACGGATGCGGCTAAGGTCAGTCATCGCGCGCGCTATACCGGCTGCGGATGCAGGGGCAATCGCGGCGCGGATTGAACCGGCGGCGGTTGGCGCGTAATCCTGAGATATCCGGCGGCGCGGGGGCGCGGCCTTGATGGGGTGGATAAAGACATGAACAAGCTTGGCGTATTGGCCGCGGGCGTGAGCGCGGCTGTCCTGGTTGGCGCGGCTCCGGCCGGGAAGCCCGCGGCACCGACCGCGACCTACTGGATGGACGTGACGACCCAGAGCGGCATGGGCGCAGGCATGGGCCAGCACATGAACGCTGCGCAGATGATGCGGATGATGAACGGCGGCGGCGGCGCGATCCGCAGCCTCGACCTGCGGCTGGCGTCGAAGACCAAACCAGCCGCAGCGCCCCAGGCCGACCACCTGATCCCGCAGGCGCTGATGATGGGGGCGAGCCTGCCTTTGCTGACGCCGGTGCGCACGGCGCCCGAGCCGGCGCCGACCAGCATGCCGACCGGATGGACCCAGCCCAAGGGCCGGATGCTGATCTATTGGGGCTGCGGCGAGCATGCCGGAGCCAACCAGCCGACGATCATCGACTTCGCAAAGATGCAGCCGGGCAAGATGCCGCCGGGCATGGCGGCGATGGCGAGCATGGCCAAGACCGTCAGCGCGCCGACCAGCGCCGCCGGCTTCGGACAATGGCCGAACGAGCGCGACAGCCGCCAGGTGCCGGTCCAGGGGTCGCTGATCGGCGCCCACAAGATCCAGGCCAATTATTCGCCGCCGATCGCCTTCTCGCTTGGCGCTGGGCAGGACTTCATGCCGGCGCTTGGGCTTCGCGAAGCAGGCGCCCTGCCGTCCGGCGCGATGCGGCTGACGTGGAACCCGGCGCCGACCGCGACCGGCTACGCGCTGGCGATGTTCGGCGCCAATGCGGCCGGCGAGGTCATCATGTGGAGCTCCGCCAACAAGGCGCAGATGGCGGCGATGGACTATCTGAGCCCGAGCGAGGTCAAGCGGCAGATCGCCGCGGGCACCGTGCTGCCGCCGTCGACGACGCAGTGCATCCTGCCCGCCGAAGTCGCAGCGGCATCGCCGCAGGGCATGGTGCAAGGGATCGGCTACGGACCCGAAGCCAATTTCAGCGATGATCCCAAAGCGCCGAAATGGGCGACCAAGGTGCGGTTCAAGACCAGCGCCTCGCTAATCCGCGGCATGGGCGACATGATGCAAGGCAGCGCCATGGGCGAGCAGGGCCAGCCGCAACAGCAGCCGGCGAAGAAGAAGCGCCGCGGGCTCGGCATCGGCGACCTGATCAACGCCATTCCGCGCTAGGCTCCGGGGCAAGGCAGCGCCGATGGTGCGGTGCGCTGGCGCTGAGCGCTTGCCCAACGGCGCCGGGCACGACGGCTGCGCCTCTGTGCGGAAGAGCCTGAAGCTCCGACCGGAAGCCGGGGGGTTCCTGCCGTCGTTCGCGCTCGCCCCGGCTAGACCGCGTCGGGCTGAGTTGCCGCTCCTGTCCGGCGGGCTTTCGATCCGGCCAGTTCCTCGATCCGCCGAATGAGCTCGACCGCGCGGAAGGGCTTTTCGATGCGGGGCACGTCGGCAGGCACGTCGGTGGTCGCGCTGGCATAGCCGGTGACGAGCAGCGCCGGGATCGTCGGCGCAAGCTCCTTGATGCCGCGGATGAGCGCCGCGCCCGACATCAGGGGCATCGCATAGTCGGTCACCAGCAGATCGTAGGTCGGGTCGCTGCTGAAGATGTTCAGCGCGGTCGGGCCGCTATGAGCCTGGTGCACGGTATGCCCGACTTCGACGAGCATGTCGGCGGTCGCGGCCCGCACCAGATCCTCGTCATCGACCAGCAGGATCTTGAGCGGCGTCACTTCGCCGAGCGGCTCGTCCGAGCGTTCCTGCTCGGTGTCGGGCGCTCCTGAGCCAAGCGGCAGCCATAGCTCGATGCGGGTGCCCTTCCCGACCTCGCTGCTGATGTGCAGCGCGCCTTCCGACTGGGCCGCAAGCCCGTGGACCATCGACAGGCCAAGGCCGGTGCCGCGCCCAAGCTCCTTCGTCGTATAGAAGGGTTCGATCGCCAGGCGCAGCGTGTCGGCGTCCATGCCGTGGCCATCGTCTTCGACAAGGATGCGCGCATAGTCGCCCGGCCCGAGCGATGCCCTGTCCCCAGCGCCGATGCTTTCCTTGCTGCCGCGGATGGTGAGCGTGCCGCCATCCTCCATCGCGTCGCGCGCGTTCACCGCGAGGTTAAGCAGCGCAAGCTCGAGCTGGTTGGGATCGACCCGGACGCACAGATCGCCGTCGGGCAAGTCGAGGTCGAGCCGGACCTTGGGGCCGATCGCGCGCTTGAGCATGTCGACGGTACCGAGCATCAGCCGCGTCAGCGAAATGTCGCGCGCTTCGAGCCGCTGCCGGCGAGCGAAGCTGAGCAGGCGCGCGATCAAGGTGCGGGCGCGCTCGGCGCTGGTCAGGGCGCCGTCGATGAGCCTGAGCGACCGCTCCTCATCGGCCTTGCGCCGGAGCAGGTCGAGCGCGCCGACGATCGGCGTCAGCAAATTGTTGAAGTCGTGGGCGATGCCGCCGGTGAGCTGGCCGAGCG is part of the Sphingomicrobium sp. genome and encodes:
- a CDS encoding PAS domain S-box protein produces the protein MADGGEKQRSEAAAPTVDPNRVVPGLPSEMFSGPGLFALADLLPIMTGFFDSNLVMQFCNKALSEFMERPRKDMLGQHARAIMGEKGFERRRPMLEAALAGEQQFFIADFDHPLRGLLAIQTEYRPWVAPSGEVEGVVFIIQDVTEQRTAERALRESEARFRRIANQAPVIMWVTRLDRTRDFVNDAYMEFLGTDDREVARLYDWRSGIHPDDIERVTAESIAGEASLKPFTLEGRFRRGDGRYVWLRSTSSPRFGPDGEHVGFIGAATDITLTKEAELELKAEVERQTRELAVSEARFRAVFDTVLEVLVLMEPDGTIVELNRKEAAWRAPNHSEKLGVKIWDSPTLKPYPQLVPMMKKAVRTAASGKLFNQELALEREGAATAHLDVSVQPVRGRDGAVMYLLFEARDITELKAAQEQLRQSQKMEALGQLTGGIAHDFNNLLTVVVGGLDLVAKRTEDAKLKRYAENALAAADRGARLTAQLLAFSRVQRLEVRPTQVAPLITNMRPLLRNVLGPGVSKEFKLDDGGLPVMADPTQLEVAILNLAINARDAMPEGGVLTFATKPVAISGDPELEDGDYLELCIGDTGLGMPPEVVERAFEPFFTTKEVGKGTGLGLSMVYGMARQSGGTARIESRPGDGTTVKLLFRKADGAVVRDAAADVTESDADEAVRPAASVLVIDDDPDVRGFVVHALEEQGYRVREAGDGAEGLQLLDRERPDLVIVDFIMPGMSGAEVASRIREKLPEQPILFVSGYSETEAVKRTAPDAPLLAKPFRSDALHKAVRAAMAPHG
- a CDS encoding BLUF domain-containing protein, giving the protein MIQQLVYISTMRSPMIDAQCDEILRVSRRNNARDGITGLLVVGRTRFLQLLEGPPVLVTAAYSRIRRDPRHFAAVVIDGREAEQRACADWTMGCLRGGDAPEHGSLADIVAKLAAPIEDANLRAQFVGFADIQSGARAA
- a CDS encoding metallophosphoesterase, coding for MSCIRLLHLSDVHFRVDKATDTAVVVNALVDDLRQVSEETGKAIDAIIFSGDLAFSGCSLEDFESAFTNTVEKVAREIGVPLDRIFLAPGNHDICRETVRAFPALQEGLADRLNSTEAVNQFQDHLVGGGAEELLGIKRVENFQGFVSARLPHHDVSHPLCSIGTFVAEDRKVGISLLNSAWRATGESDDVDQGRLLIGERQVDYALKALDGCDLAIAVAHHPLDWLAPFDRASVEPLILGGFHLFCFGHLHEISPKSVASTSGTCVISQSGSMYASRSWHNGYQIIDVDLLSGEFSFNLREYNDRSRRFGPAEALISGGVISFDNPRSISQDDRGQIELFLRQYRQILRERAKEHIDLVNFSDTYTERLLDEFVAPPLYERLVPDPSATEDAPAEREEVSVGDLLNSGDNFVIIGDRKSGRTSLAFHLALELASGRTNTTSIPVFVDIRTYKFNFYDLRRAVLSFYGPAPKGFALEKSFEKGLYTFIVDNLDVYDEALLKKFAEHVEVFENCRWIVIASPSAEGVVRDRLLSEALPSFRRVHVGSLPRKLIRRMARYWAEDRSSDDKDAFEAVINQLNRDGLPKTPYMVALVLWALEQRKAGERLNEALLLRNVIEHLLGRADFTLSTRASFNPTSKELTLQEIAWLLREKAGFVDENELVAHLAAYFGRKRLPFSAADVLTKLLDCGILSRSEGLVAFKYKAFQEYFVALRLQGERTSLNDALSDLEFLKFRRELELLSGLRQKNDDLIHVITKVLTSRVPDRFVKCEAEEIDRLTSKGVGAGTTKAKLNEIRRTRLTDDQVDQIMDEADRRAVARGERPVSASLEEAEGDIYKAALAREAEAIDADSASVGEPLRPSTHMASIDLLAKIVRNSDFTDFDVKGPAAALVLKSWVKIIILMLEEIREIVSKIKWPDGSCVEEKDLEIMNYLLARVLMAMAGQTVVDQLSSPTIADTIAGIIDECDPCTGEKILGSFILEDARYKGWQTRWRDMIVDRTSSGFVVEAFMDRLWAIVSRRALDQDQSKRVNSIADAIEERLELGSASKSAFLENIRTATNLKRIGDADLTGSGS
- the lepA gene encoding translation elongation factor 4, coding for MTDLSRIRNFSIIAHIDHGKSTLADRLIQATGGLSEREMTGNQQVLDNMDIERERGITIKAQTVRLEWQGYELNLMDTPGHVDFAYEVSRSLAACEGALLVVDAAQGVEAQTLANVYQSIEHDHEIVPVINKIDLPAADPEGVKQEIEEIIGLDASGAVLASAKTGIGIREVLDAIVEKIPPPKGDRDAPLKAMLVDSWYDPYLGVVILVRVIDGCLKKGQQIKFMQAGTTHLVDRVGCFRPKIEQLQELGVGEIGFITAQIKEVAETRVGDTITDAKRPAAQALAGFKEVQPVVFCGLFPVDAADFEKLRESLYKLRLNDASFSFETESSAALGFGFRCGFLGLLHLEIIQERLTREYDLDLITTAPSVVYKMHLTHSKNEDAKTIELHNPADMPDPNRIESIEEPWILATIYTPDEYVGAILKLCQDRRGIQKGLTYVGSGAHQRAQLTYELPLNEVVFDFYDRLKSISRGYASFDYEQIGHREGDLVKMSILVNEEPVDALSMITHRGTAEARGRGMCERLKELIPRHLFKIPIQAAIGGKVIARETISAMRKDVTAKCYGGDATRKRKLLEKQKKGKARMREYGNVSIPQEAFIAALRMGDDA